In one Desulfoferula mesophila genomic region, the following are encoded:
- a CDS encoding thiamine pyrophosphate-binding protein: MTRDFVVDNVIKAGVKRVFTLPGLGVTWTLPAFYERRKEIDVFLTRSEQVASVMAQVTGRLTGKPGVFMGQGPWVSTTGSFGVLEALFSGSPMVLLTETSDYDGFGQYGVYQTMTGDYGGADIQQSLKAITKYCTYATEPEAAVYGFQMAYKHASTPRMGPAAVIMKSTIIKEEMPAEPRARLYPPDGYWAYSPAKPDPESLAKLAQMLIEAEQPVIVSGQGVYDARIGADLQELAEKLGCAVVTSYNGKGTVDELSPVACGMLGTWGNPTANRMLAKADLVLILGASMGPDYTRFRDPKMIRPGDQKIVQVDIDPRNAGWVYPVDLAIQGDVRDVVAYLQAQNLPADKKPKRQAVIDKLREDTGYNDPPRLPSAPGTLHHTDVVAAVQKFLGPDDVVSLDAGSNRIWNTNSLRIRHPNHILVPGGVGGMGWGGPAAAAAKLALPEKRVTCLAGDGGFLMTIDVVASCVQHNVPVVFVVSNNCGLGMVRDNMGDKKIGVDFAEVNFAKTAEGLGAVGMRVDSFSGLEDALREAHKQDGPVVVEAKVDPAASYVPASDTVAL, encoded by the coding sequence ATGACGCGCGATTTTGTGGTCGACAATGTTATCAAGGCGGGGGTCAAAAGGGTTTTCACCCTCCCAGGGCTGGGAGTGACCTGGACCTTGCCGGCCTTCTATGAGCGCCGCAAGGAAATAGACGTCTTCCTCACCCGCAGCGAGCAGGTGGCCTCGGTGATGGCCCAGGTTACCGGCCGGCTCACCGGCAAGCCCGGCGTGTTCATGGGGCAGGGCCCCTGGGTCTCCACCACGGGTTCCTTCGGTGTGCTGGAGGCCCTTTTCTCCGGCTCCCCCATGGTGTTGCTCACCGAGACCTCGGACTACGATGGCTTTGGCCAGTACGGCGTGTACCAGACCATGACCGGCGATTACGGCGGAGCCGACATCCAGCAGAGCCTCAAGGCCATCACCAAGTATTGCACCTACGCCACCGAGCCCGAGGCGGCGGTGTACGGCTTCCAAATGGCCTACAAGCACGCCTCCACTCCCCGCATGGGCCCGGCGGCGGTAATCATGAAATCGACCATCATCAAAGAGGAAATGCCCGCCGAGCCTCGGGCCCGGCTCTACCCGCCGGACGGTTATTGGGCCTACAGCCCCGCCAAGCCGGACCCCGAGTCCCTGGCCAAGCTGGCCCAGATGCTGATCGAGGCCGAGCAGCCGGTCATCGTTTCGGGCCAGGGGGTGTACGACGCCCGCATTGGCGCCGATCTGCAAGAGTTGGCCGAAAAGCTGGGATGCGCGGTGGTGACCAGCTACAACGGCAAAGGCACGGTGGACGAGCTGTCTCCGGTGGCCTGCGGCATGTTGGGCACCTGGGGCAACCCCACCGCCAACCGCATGCTGGCCAAGGCCGACTTGGTGCTCATCCTGGGCGCCAGCATGGGCCCGGACTACACCCGCTTCCGCGATCCAAAGATGATCCGTCCGGGCGACCAGAAGATCGTGCAGGTGGATATCGATCCCCGCAACGCGGGGTGGGTCTACCCCGTCGATCTGGCCATCCAGGGCGATGTGCGCGACGTGGTGGCCTACCTGCAAGCGCAAAACCTGCCCGCCGACAAAAAGCCGAAGCGTCAGGCGGTCATCGATAAGCTGCGCGAGGATACCGGTTATAACGATCCGCCCCGTCTGCCTTCCGCGCCGGGAACCTTGCACCACACCGACGTGGTGGCTGCGGTGCAGAAATTCCTGGGTCCCGACGACGTGGTCAGCCTGGACGCCGGCAGCAACCGCATCTGGAACACCAACAGCCTGCGCATCCGCCACCCCAACCACATCCTGGTGCCCGGCGGCGTGGGCGGCATGGGTTGGGGCGGTCCCGCGGCGGCGGCGGCCAAGCTGGCCCTGCCCGAGAAGAGGGTCACCTGCCTGGCCGGCGATGGTGGCTTCCTGATGACCATCGACGTAGTGGCCTCCTGCGTCCAACACAACGTGCCGGTTGTGTTCGTGGTCTCCAACAACTGCGGGCTGGGCATGGTGCGCGACAACATGGGGGACAAGAAGATAGGAGTGGACTTCGCCGAGGTGAACTTCGCCAAGACCGCCGAGGGCCTGGGCGCCGTGGGCATGCGGGTGGACAGCTTCTCCGGCCTGGAGGACGCCCTGCGCGAGGCCCACAAGCAGGACGGCCCGGTGGTGGTTGAGGCCAAGGTCGACCCGGCGGCCAGCTACGTGCCCGCCTCGGACACCGTGGCTCTCTAG
- a CDS encoding GntR family transcriptional regulator — protein MSSRFIDDMDFRPKAIGQQLTSLLKEAIVNGELAGGEKLVERDLEKKFGVSRSPIREAIRDLEKMGLVDIVPRKGTVVKVITKKDIEESHIVRAPLEGLAAKYAFLNMDEKDRVALRKALQQMRVATESQDHDGFWASHNKFHSTFINACGLGLLSALLRMLRLHSYRHRMVFPHQDDDFDSHLANHVKIMDMFDNPQTDPDKLERFVIDHIDKARDRFLASIK, from the coding sequence ATGTCCTCCCGGTTCATAGATGATATGGACTTTAGGCCTAAGGCCATCGGACAGCAGTTGACCAGTCTCCTCAAGGAGGCGATCGTCAACGGCGAATTGGCCGGTGGAGAGAAGTTGGTGGAGCGGGACCTGGAAAAGAAATTCGGGGTCAGCCGCTCGCCCATCCGCGAGGCCATCCGAGACCTGGAGAAGATGGGGCTTGTGGACATCGTGCCCCGCAAGGGCACCGTGGTCAAGGTAATCACCAAAAAGGACATCGAGGAAAGCCACATCGTGCGTGCTCCGTTGGAGGGCCTGGCCGCCAAATACGCCTTCCTAAACATGGACGAGAAAGATAGGGTGGCCTTGAGAAAGGCCCTCCAACAGATGCGCGTCGCCACGGAGAGTCAAGATCACGATGGCTTTTGGGCGTCCCATAACAAGTTCCACAGCACATTCATAAATGCCTGCGGGCTGGGGCTGCTCTCGGCCTTGCTGCGCATGTTGCGACTGCACAGTTATAGGCATCGCATGGTTTTCCCCCATCAGGATGATGACTTTGACAGTCATTTGGCGAACCATGTGAAGATAATGGATATGTTCGACAACCCGCAAACCGATCCCGACAAGCTGGAACGCTTTGTCATCGATCATATCGACAAGGCTCGGGACAGGTTCCTGGCCAGCATCAAATAA
- a CDS encoding TRAP transporter large permease, which translates to MVALIFSTFFPMMLIGVPVAFCLVLTTIFVYYQMGDPRLFMQIPQKMVASMEDPLLLAIPFFIMTGEVMNRAQITDKLMNLASALVGFMRGGLAHTNIVASMLFAGITGSAVSDTVAIGSIMIPAMNKQGYGETYSAAVTAASSVIGPIIPPSIPMLIYASVMNVSIAGLFLGGMVPGILVGLALMAAAYLVAVRKGYGERIPFIGVTNLLLAVARGVPALLMPVIIMGGILGGFFSPTQASAIAVLYGLFVGFIYYRTLKLKDLAPILKHTVRSTAMLMFLLACAKSFSWLVTYYNLVEHVASMFLAITDDKIIFLLIVNAILLVVGMFLDMGFAIIVLGPLMAPVAYKMGVDPIHFGLIMCVNLTIGLATPPFGLVLFAVCGICKTTLTKVSIGIMPFLLAEVVVLLLVTYVPEITMFFPKYFGFVN; encoded by the coding sequence ATGGTCGCACTGATATTTTCCACGTTCTTCCCGATGATGTTGATCGGGGTACCCGTCGCGTTCTGCCTGGTGTTGACGACCATATTTGTCTACTACCAAATGGGCGATCCTCGACTTTTCATGCAAATTCCGCAGAAGATGGTGGCCAGCATGGAGGATCCGCTGCTGTTGGCCATTCCCTTCTTCATCATGACCGGCGAGGTGATGAATCGCGCTCAAATTACCGACAAGCTCATGAACCTTGCCTCGGCCCTGGTAGGCTTCATGCGCGGCGGACTAGCCCACACCAACATCGTGGCCAGCATGCTTTTCGCCGGCATCACAGGTTCCGCCGTGTCGGATACCGTGGCCATCGGCAGCATCATGATCCCGGCCATGAATAAGCAGGGCTATGGCGAGACCTACAGCGCTGCGGTCACCGCCGCCAGTTCGGTCATCGGGCCCATCATCCCGCCCAGCATCCCCATGCTCATCTACGCCTCGGTGATGAACGTGTCCATCGCCGGTCTGTTCTTGGGCGGAATGGTGCCGGGCATACTGGTGGGCCTGGCCCTAATGGCCGCCGCCTATTTGGTGGCGGTGCGCAAGGGCTACGGCGAGCGTATCCCCTTCATTGGGGTCACGAACCTACTCTTGGCAGTGGCCCGTGGCGTGCCGGCCCTGCTCATGCCGGTCATCATTATGGGTGGCATCCTGGGCGGATTTTTCAGCCCTACCCAGGCTTCGGCCATCGCCGTGCTCTATGGCCTATTCGTTGGCTTTATCTATTACCGGACCCTCAAGTTGAAGGATTTGGCTCCCATCCTAAAGCACACTGTTAGGTCCACGGCCATGCTCATGTTCCTGCTGGCTTGTGCCAAGAGCTTCAGTTGGTTGGTGACCTACTACAATCTAGTGGAGCATGTGGCCTCGATGTTCTTGGCAATCACGGACGACAAGATTATTTTCTTGCTGATTGTCAACGCGATCCTACTGGTCGTGGGCATGTTTTTGGACATGGGATTCGCCATTATAGTGCTGGGTCCGTTAATGGCGCCGGTAGCTTACAAGATGGGCGTGGACCCCATCCATTTCGGGCTCATAATGTGCGTTAATCTCACCATTGGGCTGGCCACGCCGCCTTTTGGCTTGGTGCTGTTTGCGGTGTGCGGCATCTGCAAGACAACTCTCACTAAGGTTAGTATAGGGATAATGCCTTTCCTGTTGGCCGAGGTAGTCGTGTTGTTGCTGGTTACATATGTACCAGAAATAACGATGTTTTTCCCAAAATACTTTGGTTTTGTGAATTGA
- a CDS encoding TRAP transporter small permease, which yields MQKFLSSFHTALDYLEKATYAVVILLAGLLLFNTTLGMFFDHFVGESIPWTEEVNTLLFIWVALLGAGVIARYGGHIGVDTITERFSSPVQYGFKVLHALLALVVVWVMVQYGTQLARFVGKSQSSLYLDINMSWYYFAVPVAGLILGIFSIAYVLPDPRKKELNAQPD from the coding sequence ATGCAAAAGTTTTTATCCTCTTTTCATACGGCGTTGGACTACCTGGAAAAAGCAACCTATGCCGTAGTGATCTTACTGGCCGGGCTGCTGTTGTTTAACACCACCTTGGGCATGTTTTTCGATCACTTTGTGGGCGAATCCATCCCCTGGACCGAAGAGGTCAACACCCTACTGTTCATTTGGGTCGCCCTGCTGGGCGCGGGGGTCATCGCCCGATACGGTGGGCATATCGGTGTAGACACCATCACAGAGCGCTTTTCTTCTCCGGTCCAATACGGGTTTAAGGTGCTCCATGCGCTGCTCGCCTTGGTCGTCGTTTGGGTGATGGTGCAATATGGTACGCAACTCGCCAGGTTTGTCGGCAAATCCCAATCATCCCTTTATTTGGACATAAACATGTCTTGGTACTATTTCGCGGTGCCCGTGGCGGGGCTGATTCTGGGCATTTTCAGTATCGCCTACGTGTTGCCCGACCCCAGAAAAAAAGAATTGAATGCGCAACCGGATTAA
- a CDS encoding TRAP transporter substrate-binding protein, whose translation MKRSIVALLLAGLLVLALVGAAAAADKPIVIRLGHGSEGEMRMPGAGRTAGVLAFANYVEAATNGGITFEIHPNYSLGGVRAMIEQCQTGVIQMVGTYTSIMVPFAPEVAVTQIPYLFKDNRVAWKVMAGPVGKELTELFLKNTGLRVLIWPEGSGYRNLYTKDKLVKSVADLKGMKVRVPENPGLLAMFRAYGARTVTVNWKELYTALQTGMAQACETELYSMYSVKLYEVCKNITMTRHSYNLHPLMINEKFFRSLSPEYQKIILRGADICREVMNSYSYATEIAVVEALKKQGCKFYYPTDAQLEEFKKLGQKPYIDFTVRKIGENGQKWVDKIFAASKKAEEELAQEIQTQLNIK comes from the coding sequence ATGAAACGATCAATAGTTGCTTTGCTCTTGGCGGGGCTGCTGGTGCTTGCCCTAGTGGGTGCGGCTGCGGCCGCGGACAAACCGATAGTCATCAGACTGGGACACGGTTCAGAAGGCGAAATGCGCATGCCCGGTGCGGGCCGCACCGCCGGCGTTTTGGCCTTTGCCAACTACGTGGAAGCCGCTACCAACGGAGGCATAACCTTCGAGATACATCCCAACTACTCTCTGGGCGGCGTCAGGGCAATGATCGAGCAGTGCCAAACCGGTGTCATCCAAATGGTCGGCACGTACACCTCGATTATGGTTCCCTTTGCGCCGGAAGTGGCGGTCACCCAAATTCCCTATTTGTTCAAAGACAACCGCGTGGCCTGGAAGGTCATGGCCGGACCGGTGGGCAAGGAACTGACCGAACTGTTTCTCAAGAACACTGGGCTCAGGGTGCTGATTTGGCCCGAAGGCTCCGGTTATCGAAATCTTTATACTAAGGATAAGCTGGTCAAGAGCGTTGCCGACCTAAAGGGGATGAAGGTTCGTGTGCCCGAAAACCCCGGTTTACTGGCCATGTTCCGCGCCTATGGGGCCCGTACGGTAACCGTGAACTGGAAGGAACTCTACACCGCCTTGCAGACCGGTATGGCCCAGGCCTGCGAAACCGAACTATACTCCATGTACTCGGTCAAGCTGTACGAGGTTTGCAAGAACATCACCATGACCCGGCACAGCTACAACCTGCACCCCCTGATGATCAACGAGAAATTCTTCCGGTCGCTTTCCCCGGAATATCAAAAAATTATTCTGCGCGGCGCCGACATCTGCCGCGAAGTTATGAATTCCTATTCTTACGCCACCGAGATCGCTGTGGTGGAGGCACTCAAGAAACAGGGATGCAAATTTTACTATCCCACTGATGCGCAGCTTGAGGAATTCAAGAAGTTGGGCCAGAAGCCCTATATTGACTTCACCGTCCGCAAGATCGGCGAGAACGGTCAGAAGTGGGTAGACAAGATCTTCGCCGCTTCCAAAAAGGCCGAGGAAGAGCTGGCCCAGGAAATACAGACCCAATTGAACATTAAGTAG
- a CDS encoding 3-hydroxyacyl-CoA dehydrogenase family protein, translating to MRDASLSQVKYTATVIGAGTMGHGIAMLLALGGHRVCLADHQAAQLLKARDLMASHLEHLGLADAAGRTPSQVLDLVDTSESWQEAVGRSDLVVEAVIEKREVKRELFATLAPHLGPHTLVSSNTSFLNAFELIPPALNQRFMMTHFFTPPYIIPLVEVVGAPRTPQPEVMRVKALFESLGMVCVALKKFVPGFIVNRFQRAMGREVFHLLGQEVADPREIDRAVRASIGIRLPVLGAVARYDYAGLDMVLSGIQEAPLSEEERQEAPAILQELVAQGHYGVKTGRGFFDYAGRDTTEVLRERDLKLLKVKKVVMDILFSERPQNES from the coding sequence ATGCGGGACGCAAGCCTAAGCCAAGTAAAATACACGGCCACCGTGATCGGGGCCGGCACCATGGGCCACGGCATTGCCATGCTCTTGGCTTTGGGTGGTCACCGGGTATGCCTGGCGGATCATCAGGCTGCGCAACTGCTAAAAGCCCGCGACCTTATGGCTTCACACCTGGAGCACCTCGGCCTCGCCGATGCGGCGGGCCGAACCCCCTCCCAGGTTTTGGACCTGGTGGACACCTCGGAGAGCTGGCAAGAGGCGGTTGGCCGATCGGACCTGGTGGTAGAGGCGGTTATTGAAAAAAGGGAGGTAAAGCGGGAGTTGTTTGCCACTCTGGCGCCTCATTTGGGGCCGCATACCTTGGTTAGCAGCAACACCTCCTTTCTTAACGCCTTTGAGCTCATTCCCCCCGCTTTGAACCAACGTTTCATGATGACCCATTTCTTCACGCCTCCCTACATCATCCCCCTGGTGGAGGTGGTGGGTGCTCCGCGCACGCCCCAGCCGGAGGTAATGCGGGTAAAGGCGCTGTTCGAAAGCTTGGGCATGGTCTGCGTGGCGCTCAAAAAGTTCGTGCCCGGTTTTATCGTCAATCGTTTTCAACGGGCCATGGGGCGCGAGGTTTTTCATTTGCTGGGCCAGGAGGTGGCCGATCCCCGGGAGATCGACCGCGCCGTGCGGGCCAGCATCGGCATCCGTCTGCCCGTGCTGGGAGCGGTGGCCCGTTACGACTACGCGGGATTGGACATGGTGCTCTCGGGCATCCAAGAAGCGCCTCTGAGTGAGGAGGAGCGCCAAGAGGCCCCGGCCATTCTCCAGGAGCTGGTGGCCCAAGGTCACTACGGGGTGAAAACCGGACGTGGCTTTTTCGATTACGCCGGGCGCGATACCACCGAGGTCCTGCGCGAGCGCGATCTCAAATTGCTCAAGGTCAAAAAAGTGGTCATGGACATCCTTTTTTCGGAAAGGCCGCAAAACGAGTCTTAG
- a CDS encoding SDR family NAD(P)-dependent oxidoreductase, whose product MSPAATPLVDQTGPLSGQVAVVTGGGQGIGRAIALRLAAEGAHLVLGDVNLTGCHETAQFIAEEGGAPAEVFAADVSSEEQVKNLMARALGLQDRLDILVNNSGIAGPTAPIEEITLGEWEDTMAVNLRGVFLCCKHAMPIMKVHRGGCIVNVSSVSAKRPLVQRTPYAASKMAVIGLTRTLAAEAGPWGVRVNAVCPGAVAGPRQDQILQAVSRRTGESVEQLRQKKAAASPLQTLVDPEDVAGVVAFLCLPDARAVTGQDINVSAGAVMY is encoded by the coding sequence ATGAGCCCTGCAGCCACGCCACTTGTCGATCAAACGGGCCCCTTGTCCGGGCAGGTGGCCGTGGTCACCGGCGGAGGTCAGGGTATAGGCCGGGCCATTGCGCTGCGCCTGGCTGCGGAGGGGGCTCACCTGGTTTTGGGTGACGTGAACCTAACCGGCTGCCACGAAACCGCCCAATTCATCGCCGAAGAGGGAGGGGCACCGGCTGAGGTCTTCGCCGCCGACGTCTCCAGCGAGGAGCAGGTCAAGAATCTGATGGCCCGTGCCCTGGGCCTGCAAGACCGTCTGGACATCCTGGTTAACAACTCGGGCATAGCCGGTCCCACCGCTCCGATCGAAGAGATAACCCTGGGGGAGTGGGAAGACACCATGGCGGTGAACCTGCGGGGCGTTTTCCTTTGCTGCAAGCACGCGATGCCGATCATGAAGGTGCACCGTGGGGGGTGCATCGTCAACGTCAGCTCAGTCAGCGCCAAACGCCCCTTGGTGCAACGTACCCCCTATGCCGCCTCCAAAATGGCCGTTATAGGCCTCACCAGGACCCTGGCCGCCGAGGCCGGGCCCTGGGGAGTGCGCGTCAATGCGGTATGCCCCGGCGCGGTGGCCGGCCCTCGCCAAGACCAAATTCTGCAAGCCGTAAGCCGCCGCACCGGCGAGAGCGTGGAGCAGTTGCGCCAAAAAAAGGCCGCCGCCTCGCCGCTGCAGACACTGGTGGATCCCGAGGACGTGGCCGGAGTGGTGGCGTTTTTATGCCTTCCCGATGCACGGGCCGTGACCGGCCAGGACATCAACGTCTCGGCGGGCGCGGTTATGTACTAG
- a CDS encoding thiamine pyrophosphate-binding protein, whose translation MESSNQANGAQILAEAIKGYGITHVFYVEAVLRQTLIRLEELGIKRIVTHAEKSAVYMADGMARATGKPAVCMAQSVGAGNMAAGLQEPWLAHSPVVAITGQKQVSHRYRNAYQEVYHRPYYEPVTKYNVEVNTLSQLPLLLRQAFREATTGCPGPAHIDVYGILGDELERAAGELSMVCEERYAAYPAERPAPAAADVEKAVEALEKAEHPVIVAGSGAVISEAGPEILALAEKLAMPIAYAVDGNGMVPPGHPLCLGPVGTYSRWCANQCVSEADLVLFVGSGTGDQVTNMWSIPRSGTQVIEVNIEPAQVGVNYPNLCSLIGDAKVAVGLLAQTVKPQRGETDWSRRAAELVRAWRAEVELLMSSDARPIRPERLCREVTKALPENAILVSCTGNSAIWSGTMIELAKPGQRYIRATGGSLGWAFPASLGVKCGAPERPVVCFTGDGGLYYHLSELETAARWNIPVVVLVNNNGGYGQCLRGIRGAYGQHPGRKEDQYLFHKVNLAQVAREMGCEGERVEDPARIGPAITEALASGRPSLVEVMTDIDCLSPVPWQPQWAGG comes from the coding sequence ATGGAGTCCTCCAACCAAGCGAATGGAGCCCAAATCCTGGCTGAGGCCATTAAAGGCTATGGAATCACCCATGTCTTTTATGTGGAAGCCGTCCTGCGGCAGACCCTGATCCGCTTGGAGGAGCTGGGGATCAAGCGAATTGTGACCCACGCCGAGAAGTCGGCCGTCTACATGGCCGACGGTATGGCCCGGGCCACCGGCAAGCCGGCGGTGTGCATGGCCCAGTCGGTGGGCGCGGGCAACATGGCCGCCGGCCTGCAGGAGCCCTGGCTGGCCCACTCGCCGGTGGTGGCCATCACCGGGCAGAAGCAAGTGTCCCACCGCTATCGCAACGCCTACCAGGAGGTCTATCACCGCCCCTATTATGAGCCGGTGACCAAATATAACGTGGAGGTAAACACCCTTAGCCAACTCCCCCTCCTGCTGCGCCAGGCCTTCCGCGAGGCCACCACCGGTTGCCCCGGCCCGGCCCATATCGACGTGTACGGCATCCTGGGCGACGAGTTGGAGCGCGCAGCCGGCGAGTTGTCTATGGTCTGCGAGGAGCGCTATGCAGCTTATCCGGCCGAGCGCCCCGCGCCGGCCGCGGCAGACGTGGAAAAGGCGGTCGAGGCACTCGAAAAGGCCGAGCACCCGGTGATTGTGGCCGGCAGCGGGGCGGTGATCTCTGAAGCGGGCCCCGAGATACTGGCCCTGGCCGAGAAGCTGGCCATGCCCATCGCCTACGCGGTGGACGGCAACGGGATGGTGCCCCCTGGGCATCCCCTCTGCCTGGGGCCGGTGGGCACCTACAGCCGCTGGTGCGCCAACCAATGCGTCTCCGAGGCAGACCTGGTGCTATTCGTGGGCTCGGGCACCGGCGACCAGGTGACCAACATGTGGAGCATCCCCAGGTCGGGCACCCAGGTCATCGAGGTGAACATCGAGCCCGCTCAGGTGGGGGTGAACTACCCCAATCTCTGTTCGTTGATCGGTGACGCCAAGGTGGCCGTGGGCCTGCTGGCCCAGACGGTGAAACCCCAACGTGGAGAAACCGATTGGAGCCGCCGCGCGGCGGAGTTGGTGCGGGCTTGGCGGGCGGAGGTGGAGCTCTTGATGAGTTCCGACGCCCGGCCCATCCGCCCTGAACGCCTGTGCCGCGAGGTTACCAAGGCCCTGCCCGAAAACGCCATCCTGGTTTCCTGCACTGGCAACTCGGCCATTTGGAGCGGGACCATGATCGAGCTGGCCAAGCCGGGCCAGCGCTATATCCGGGCCACGGGCGGTTCCCTGGGTTGGGCCTTCCCGGCCTCCCTGGGAGTCAAGTGCGGGGCTCCGGAGCGGCCGGTGGTTTGCTTCACCGGCGACGGCGGCCTCTATTACCACCTCTCCGAGTTGGAGACCGCGGCTCGCTGGAATATCCCGGTGGTGGTGCTGGTCAACAACAACGGAGGCTACGGCCAGTGCCTGCGGGGCATCCGCGGCGCCTATGGCCAGCATCCGGGCCGAAAGGAAGACCAGTATCTATTCCACAAGGTCAACTTGGCCCAAGTAGCCCGGGAGATGGGTTGCGAAGGTGAACGGGTGGAGGACCCCGCGCGCATCGGTCCGGCCATCACCGAAGCCCTGGCCTCGGGCCGCCCCAGCCTGGTGGAAGTGATGACCGACATTGACTGTCTTTCCCCCGTGCCCTGGCAACCCCAGTGGGCCGGCGGCTAG
- a CDS encoding thiamine pyrophosphate-binding protein, whose protein sequence is MSDVKTRDKMVDVFIQAGIKQIFTFPGLGITWLAPAFYERRDEIQVILGRSEQSASIMAQAYGRIKDAPGVFMGQGPWAVTTGAFGCLEAFFSGTPMMFLACTSDYNGMGAYGVYQSMTGDYGAGDAKASISHLCKYSSLATRPDEAIFGMQMALKHCNTPRKGVGALIFRTDFVREDYPAVLKSTVYDTTNYLLYTPPSPNQEAMDKLAEMINQAKRPVVLAGFGARQAGAGEALFKLANEVGLGVVTSTNGKSIIDETSAVCAGTMGSFGGTKASHRLLAESDMVLILGASLGADYTRFRDPGMIRPGSQKLVQVDIDPRNASWVVPVDLPITGDCKDVVEYLLAKKLDSSNKEARMNWITKLKERNKYDEVRTFNNAPGKVHYADVYNALNRYMTADDLLVTDAGNNSIWCKHIIRCRYPNHYITPGGTGAMGWGAPAAVGVKFACPDKRVTMVAGDGGFMMTHDAVATAVQFNQPITFVVLNNSGLGMVRDNQLNNMVYCNFGYINFSEMARGMGAEAMQVDSSDTFMDALKASHDSNKVTVIEVALDPEARHGDATDMGSLF, encoded by the coding sequence GTGTCTGATGTCAAAACTCGCGACAAGATGGTGGATGTGTTCATCCAAGCTGGAATCAAACAAATCTTTACATTCCCTGGTTTGGGAATCACCTGGCTGGCCCCGGCCTTCTATGAGCGTCGCGATGAAATCCAGGTTATTTTGGGCCGCAGCGAACAATCGGCTTCCATCATGGCCCAAGCCTACGGCCGAATAAAGGACGCACCCGGCGTGTTTATGGGCCAAGGCCCCTGGGCGGTGACCACCGGCGCCTTTGGCTGCCTGGAGGCCTTCTTCTCCGGCACCCCCATGATGTTCCTTGCCTGCACCTCCGATTACAACGGCATGGGCGCCTACGGAGTTTATCAGTCCATGACCGGTGACTACGGCGCAGGCGACGCCAAGGCCTCCATCTCCCATCTTTGCAAGTACTCCAGCTTGGCCACCCGCCCCGACGAGGCTATCTTCGGCATGCAGATGGCCCTCAAGCATTGCAACACCCCCCGCAAGGGCGTGGGCGCCCTGATCTTCCGAACCGATTTCGTGCGCGAGGACTACCCGGCGGTGCTCAAGAGCACGGTCTACGACACCACCAACTACCTGCTCTACACCCCGCCCTCCCCCAACCAGGAGGCCATGGACAAGCTGGCCGAGATGATCAACCAGGCCAAGCGCCCGGTGGTGCTGGCCGGTTTCGGCGCACGCCAGGCCGGGGCGGGCGAGGCCCTGTTCAAGCTGGCCAACGAGGTGGGCCTGGGCGTGGTCACCAGCACCAACGGCAAGAGCATCATCGATGAGACCTCGGCGGTGTGCGCCGGCACCATGGGCTCCTTCGGCGGCACCAAGGCCTCGCACCGGCTCCTAGCCGAGTCGGACATGGTGCTCATCCTGGGAGCCAGCCTGGGGGCCGACTACACCCGCTTCCGCGACCCAGGCATGATCCGCCCGGGCAGCCAGAAGTTGGTGCAGGTGGACATCGACCCGCGCAACGCCTCCTGGGTGGTGCCGGTGGATCTGCCTATTACCGGCGATTGCAAGGACGTGGTGGAGTACCTGCTGGCCAAGAAGCTGGACAGCTCCAATAAAGAGGCCCGCATGAACTGGATCACCAAGCTCAAGGAGCGCAACAAATACGACGAAGTTCGCACCTTCAACAACGCGCCGGGCAAGGTGCACTACGCTGACGTATACAACGCCCTGAACCGCTATATGACCGCCGATGACCTGCTGGTGACCGATGCGGGCAACAACAGCATCTGGTGCAAACACATCATCCGCTGCCGCTACCCCAACCATTACATCACCCCAGGCGGCACAGGGGCCATGGGCTGGGGCGCGCCGGCTGCAGTGGGCGTGAAGTTCGCCTGCCCGGACAAGCGGGTGACCATGGTGGCCGGCGACGGCGGCTTCATGATGACCCACGACGCAGTGGCCACCGCGGTGCAGTTCAATCAGCCCATCACCTTCGTAGTACTCAACAACTCGGGCCTGGGCATGGTGCGCGACAACCAGCTCAACAACATGGTCTACTGCAACTTCGGCTACATCAACTTCTCCGAGATGGCTCGCGGCATGGGCGCCGAGGCGATGCAGGTTGATTCGAGCGACACCTTCATGGACGCGCTCAAGGCCTCCCACGACAGCAATAAGGTCACGGTAATTGAGGTGGCTCTGGACCCCGAGGCGCGGCATGGCGACGCCACGGACATGGGCTCCCTTTTCTAA